A window of Desulfuromonas soudanensis genomic DNA:
AGGAATTTCGCATTGAGGCCGTAAAAATGGTGGTTGAAGGAGGTGTCGCTGTCTATGAGGCATCGCGCCAGTTATCCCTGCCGAAATCCACCCTTGAGAATTGGGTAAGGGCGTTCAAGGCCGGAAAGCTCAGTAATATCGGTGGCAAAGGCCAACAGCGCCCGCTGACCGAAGTCGAGCTGGAACTTGACAGGGTTAAACGAGAACTGGCCCAGGTCAAGCAGGAGCGCGACATCCTAAAAAAAGCCGCCGCGTACTTTGCCAAGGAGTCGCTGCCCGGTACGCGGTAATAAATCAACTTCGACCTGAGTACTCTGTCCCTCTGCTCTGCCAGAGCCTGGAGGTTTCACCCAGTGGCTATTACACCTGGCTGAAGCGCCCGGACTCACCTCGGCAGAAGGAGGAGGCACGGCTCGCAATCGAAATCAAGGCGGCTCACAAAAGAAACCGGGAAACCTACGGTCCCGAACGATTACAAACCGATCTCGCCGAGCATGGCGTTCAGGTCGGGGTCCATCGGATCAAGCGAATCCGCAAGAAACACGGGATTCGTTGCAAGCAGGTGAAGAAGTTCAAGGCGACAACAAACTCCAACCATTCACTGCCTGTCGCCGAGAACCTTCTGGACCAAAACTTTGCTGTCGAAGCTCCCAACCAGGTCTGGGTAACTGACATTACTTACATCCCCACCGCCGAAGGCTGGCTGTATCTGGCCGGGCATAAAGACCTCTTCACCGGAGAGATCGTGGGATATGCGATGGGCGAAAGAATGACGAAGAATCTGGTGAGTCAATCCCTATTCCGTGCCGTGTCAGTCAAGC
This region includes:
- a CDS encoding IS3 family transposase (programmed frameshift) encodes the protein MTRGSNGRYSKEFRIEAVKMVVEGGVAVYEASRQLSLPKSTLENWVRAFKAGKLSNIGGKGQQRPLTEVELELDRVKRELAQVKQERDILKKGRRVLCQGVAARYAVINQLRPEYSVPLLCQSLEVSPSGYYTWLKRPDSPRQKEEARLAIEIKAAHKRNRETYGPERLQTDLAEHGVQVGVHRIKRIRKKHGIRCKQVKKFKATTNSNHSLPVAENLLDQNFAVEAPNQVWVTDITYIPTAEGWLYLAGHKDLFTGEIVGYAMGERMTKNLVSQSLFRAVSVKRPATGLIHHSDRGSQYCALEFQKLLKQFNMQTSMSRRGNCYDNAPIESFWGTLKNELVHHRRYATRWEAMREITEYIEIFYNRQRRQKRLGYLSPAAYEQEYYKELSAA